A genomic window from Sorex araneus isolate mSorAra2 chromosome 2, mSorAra2.pri, whole genome shotgun sequence includes:
- the SEH1L gene encoding nucleoporin SEH1 isoform X1, with translation MFVARSIAADHKDLIHDVSFDFHGRRMATCSSDQSVKVWDKSESGEWHCTASWKTHSGSVWRVTWAHPEFGQVLASCSFDRTAAVWEEIVGESNDKLRGQSHWVKRTTLVDSRTSVTDVKFAPKHMGLMLATCSADGIVRIYEAPDVMNLSQWSLQHEISCKLSCSCISWNPSSSRAHSPMIAVGSDDSSPNAMAKVQIFEYNENTRKYAKAETLMTVTDPVHDIAFAPNLGRSFHILAIATKDVRIFTLKPVRKELTSSGGPTKFEIHIVAQFDNHNSQVWRVSWNITGTVLASSGDDGCVRLWKANYMDNWKCTGILKGNGSPVNGSSQQGNSNPSLGSNTPNLQNSLNGSSAGRYFFPPLDSPRAGSRWSSYAQVLPPPPPPPPPLVEHSCDADTANLQYPHPRRRSLSRPLNPLPENEGV, from the exons gtctGGGATAAAAGTGAAAGTGGAGAATGGCATTGTACTGCTAGCTGGAAG ACGCATAGTGGATCTGTGTGGCGTGTGACATGGGCTCATCCCGAGTTTGGACAGGTTTTGGCTTCCTGTTCGTTTGACAGAACAGCTGCTGTATGGGAAGAAATAGTAGGAGAATCAAACGATAAACTTCGAGGACAGAGTCATTGG GTTAAGAGAACAACTCTGGTGGATAGCAGAACATCAGTGACTGATGTGAAATTTGCTCCCAAGCATATGGGTCTGATGTTAGCCACCTGTTCAGCTGATGGGATAGTGCGAATCTATGAGGCACCCGATGTCATGAATCTCAGCCAGTGGTCTCTGCAGCATGAGATCTCGTGTAAGCTAAGCTGTAGTTGTATTTCCTGGAACCCTTCAAG ctcgcGTGCTCATTCCCCTATGATAGCTGTAGGAAGTGATGATAGTAGTCCAAATGCGATGGCCAAGGTTCAGATATTTGAATATAATGAAAACACCAG GAAATATGCAAAAGCTGAGACCCTCATGACAGTTACAGACCCTGTTCATGATATTGCGTTTGCTCCAAACTTGGGCAGGTCTTTCCATATTCTAGCCATAGCGACCAAAGATGTGAGGATTTTCACACTGAAGCCTGTGAG GAAAGAGCTTACTTCCTCTGGTGGGCCAACAAAATTTGAAATCCACATAGTGGCACAGTTTGATAATCATAATTCTCAGGTGTGGCGAGTTAGTTGGAATATAACAGGAACAGTACTAGCATCTTCAGGAGACGATGGTTGTGTGAGATTGTGGAAAG CTAATTACATGGACAATTGGAAGTGTACTGGTATTTTGAAAGGTAATGGGAGCCCTGTCAATGGGAGTTCTCAGCAGGGAAACTCAAATCCTTCCCTAGGTTCAAATACCCCAAATCTTCAAAATTCATTAAATGGATCTTCTGCTGGCAG GTATTTCTTTCCCCCTCTGGATTCCCCACGGGCTGGATCGAGATGGTCCAGTTATGCCCaggtccttcctcctcctcctcctcctcctcctcctctggtaGAGCACTCTTGCGATGCTGACACTGCCAACCTCCAGTATCCTCACCCTCGCAGACGATCTCTCTCTCGGCCTCTTAATCCCTTACCTGAGAATGAAGGGGTTTAA